The Isachenkonia alkalipeptolytica region TCTAAAAAGAGTCCTTGAGGAGGTGCCGTATGGCCGGCTAATGCCCGTTTTTGATTCTTTAGCGCTTCTTCAAGCTGAGCCCGGGTGATCTTCCCCTTTGCCACGTCCACCATGGAACCGATGATGATCCTCACCATATTATACAAAAATCCGTTGGCGGAAATATAAACATCAATAGTACCCCCATCCCTCCACCGGATTTCCACGTGCTCAATGGTTCTTGTGGTGGTTTTCACACTGCTTCCCGAAGCCATAAATCCTCGAAAGTCATGGGTGCCTTTCAGGATTTCCAAGGCTTCCCTTAACCCTTCCATTTCCAACTTTTCTTTCACGTGATACTGATAATTTCTACCGATGGGGTCGGGAAAGGGGCCGGTGTACAGGCGATACCTATAGGTTTTTCCCAGGGCATCGTAGCGGGCATGAAAATCCAGGGGGACTTCCCTGGCCCCGGTTACAACAATGTCCGGGGGTAGCTTGGCATTCAAGGCAAAGGGCAGGCGCTCCGTGGGGACGGAACTGTTCAGGTGCACATTGGCCCGTTGTCCTCGGGCATGAACCCGGGCATCGGTTCTGCCGGATCCGATGATTTTTACTTTGCTTCCATCCATCCTTCGAAAAGCTTCCATAAGCTTTTCTTCAATGGTCACCCCGTTGGGCTGGATTTGCCAACCGGAGTAATTCGTGCCGTCATAGGCCAGGTTTAATAAAATATTACGCATCCTCTTCATCCTTTAAAACCATATTCGATTACCGATCAGCAGGGCAATCAGCAGCACTCCGATGGACAGAGCAAAGTAATCGCTCCCTTGGGTTTTCAACTCTTTCATCCGGGTCCGGTTTTCCCCTCCCCGATAGCAACGGGCTTCCATGGCCATGGCCAACTCATCGGCTCTTCGGAAAGAGCTGATAAACAGCGGTACCAGTAAGGGTACCAGGCCCTTGGCCCTGGAAATCAAATTCCCGCTTTCAAAATCCGCCCCTCTTGCAATCTGGGCCTTCATGATTTTATCCGTTTCTTCCAGTAATGTGGGGATGAACCGAAGGGCAATGGTCATCATCATGGCCAGTTCATGGGCCGGGACCCCGATACGTTTAAAGGGATTTAAAATATGTTCAATCCCGTCGGTAAGGGCAATGGGGGATGTGGTTAAGGTCAGCAGGGATGTACCCATCACCAGAAAAATCAGGCGAAGGGCCATGAAAAACGCCTGGTACAGCCCCTCTTCCGTAACGGTGAAGGGGCCTAAGCGAAGGACCACTTCCCCGGTGGTCATGAAAATATTGATCATAAAGGTAATTCCGATTAGAATCATTAAGGGTTTCAGCCCTTTTACAATGTACATTACGGGAACTTTAGATATGATAATGGCCCCAAGCAGAAACGCCACAACGAAAATATAGCCGGCAAAATTATTCACCACAAAAAGAGAGATGATATAAAGAAAAGTGATAATGATTTTAATCCTCGGATCCATTTTATGAATCGGAGATCCTGTAGGATAATGTTGTCCAATTGTAATATCCTTAAGCATCGTTATTACTCCTTATCCATCGTAAAATTTCGGTTTTGGCTTCCTCCACGGTTAAAACTTCTCCTTCTATACTTGTATCCTCTTTTTTAAGTTTTTCCATTAAGCTTGTGATCTGAGGAATCCCCAAACCGATGGATTCCAGTCTTTGGGATTGTTTGAATACCTCCCGGGGAACACCGTGGAGCTCAATTTTCCCTCCATGCATTACAATAATCCGGTCCACAAGCTTTGCAATATCCTCCATGCTATGGGAAACCAGGATCACTGTATTTTGGTATTTATCATGTAAAAACTTAATCTGTTCAAGAATATCATCCCGCCCCCTGGGGTCCAGTCCCGCGGTAGGTTCATCCAGAATCAAAATATCCGGCTTCATAGCCAGGACGCCTGCAATGGCCACCCGCCGTCGCTGACCTCCACTAAGTTCAAAGGGGGATCGGTCTTTCAACTCTTCAAAATCCAGCTTGACCAGTTCCATGGATTCCCTTACCCGCTCATCTATTTCCTTCTCGGAAAGCTCCAGATTCTTCGGGCCGAAGGCGATATCATTGTATACGGTTTCTTCAAA contains the following coding sequences:
- the truA gene encoding tRNA pseudouridine(38-40) synthase TruA, with the translated sequence MRNILLNLAYDGTNYSGWQIQPNGVTIEEKLMEAFRRMDGSKVKIIGSGRTDARVHARGQRANVHLNSSVPTERLPFALNAKLPPDIVVTGAREVPLDFHARYDALGKTYRYRLYTGPFPDPIGRNYQYHVKEKLEMEGLREALEILKGTHDFRGFMASGSSVKTTTRTIEHVEIRWRDGGTIDVYISANGFLYNMVRIIIGSMVDVAKGKITRAQLEEALKNQKRALAGHTAPPQGLFLEEVRYKL
- a CDS encoding energy-coupling factor transporter ATPase, with the translated sequence MSIKIENLTYVYNPKSPFETKALEDINLEIHDGEFIGLIGHTGSGKSTLIQHLNGLIKPTSGKITVGDLVITGEKVKLADLRKKVGLVFQYPEHQLFEETVYNDIAFGPKNLELSEKEIDERVRESMELVKLDFEELKDRSPFELSGGQRRRVAIAGVLAMKPDILILDEPTAGLDPRGRDDILEQIKFLHDKYQNTVILVSHSMEDIAKLVDRIIVMHGGKIELHGVPREVFKQSQRLESIGLGIPQITSLMEKLKKEDTSIEGEVLTVEEAKTEILRWIRSNNDA
- a CDS encoding energy-coupling factor transporter transmembrane component T family protein yields the protein MLKDITIGQHYPTGSPIHKMDPRIKIIITFLYIISLFVVNNFAGYIFVVAFLLGAIIISKVPVMYIVKGLKPLMILIGITFMINIFMTTGEVVLRLGPFTVTEEGLYQAFFMALRLIFLVMGTSLLTLTTSPIALTDGIEHILNPFKRIGVPAHELAMMMTIALRFIPTLLEETDKIMKAQIARGADFESGNLISRAKGLVPLLVPLFISSFRRADELAMAMEARCYRGGENRTRMKELKTQGSDYFALSIGVLLIALLIGNRIWF